The Paenalcaligenes faecalis genome has a window encoding:
- the hemA gene encoding glutamyl-tRNA reductase: MTVDVLTFGLNHVSAPVSVRERVTFPLDVVRPALEGLRSAFGSGVREAAILSTCNRTELYCAAEPHVIDHVPAWIANFNSLRSDDLTPHLYRYEHNEAVRHAFRVASGLDSMVLGEPQILGQMKDAVRVANEAGALGTLLHQLFQRTFAVAKEVRTQTAIGVHSVSMAAASVRLAQRVYGDLSQTNVLFIGAGEMIELCAAHFAATNPKHIMVANRTAERAENLAARFNNAQTMRLADLPETIANYDVIISCTASTLPILGLGMIERAIKQRRHRPIVMVDLAVPRDIEPEVSRLSDVYLYSVDDLGRMVQKASDARQAAVVQAETIIDTRVQNFMHWLQNRELVPAIVSLQDRAQQISDHELDRAKRMMARGDDPNQVLEWLAHSLQHKYLHGPLTQLNQSQGADREQLLGLVPHLIPSQNRSR; the protein is encoded by the coding sequence ATGACTGTAGACGTTTTAACTTTCGGTCTTAACCATGTATCGGCGCCGGTGTCGGTGCGTGAGCGCGTGACATTTCCTTTGGATGTTGTGCGGCCTGCGCTCGAGGGTCTGCGTTCGGCATTTGGGTCAGGTGTGCGCGAAGCAGCAATCCTATCTACCTGTAATCGCACCGAGCTATATTGCGCTGCCGAACCTCATGTGATTGACCATGTCCCGGCTTGGATTGCTAATTTCAATAGTTTACGTTCTGATGATTTAACCCCTCATTTGTATCGCTATGAACACAACGAGGCAGTACGCCATGCCTTTAGAGTCGCCAGTGGTTTAGATTCGATGGTGTTGGGCGAGCCTCAGATCTTGGGGCAAATGAAAGACGCGGTGCGTGTAGCCAACGAGGCAGGGGCCTTAGGCACACTGTTGCATCAGTTGTTTCAGCGTACTTTTGCTGTGGCCAAAGAGGTTCGGACTCAGACAGCCATTGGGGTGCATTCTGTTTCGATGGCGGCCGCTTCGGTGCGCTTAGCTCAGCGTGTATATGGTGATTTGTCCCAAACTAATGTGTTGTTCATTGGTGCAGGCGAAATGATCGAACTCTGTGCGGCTCATTTTGCGGCGACCAATCCCAAACATATTATGGTGGCAAACCGTACCGCAGAACGGGCAGAAAATTTGGCAGCTCGTTTTAATAATGCTCAGACCATGCGTTTGGCAGATTTGCCTGAAACTATTGCTAATTACGACGTGATTATTTCCTGTACGGCCAGCACCTTGCCCATTTTGGGCTTGGGGATGATAGAGCGTGCAATTAAACAGCGACGTCATCGCCCCATTGTGATGGTGGATTTAGCTGTTCCCCGCGATATTGAACCAGAGGTTTCTCGTTTATCCGACGTGTATTTGTACTCTGTTGATGATTTAGGTCGCATGGTTCAAAAAGCCAGTGATGCGCGTCAAGCCGCAGTAGTACAGGCCGAGACCATCATTGATACGCGGGTACAAAATTTTATGCACTGGTTGCAAAACAGAGAGCTCGTACCTGCCATTGTTAGCCTACAAGACCGGGCTCAACAAATCTCAGACCATGAGCTAGATCGTGCAAAGCGTATGATGGCCCGAGGTGATGATCCAAATCAGGTTCTAGAGTGGCTAGCCCATAGTTTGCAGCATAAATACTTACACGGCCCATTGACTCAGCTAAACCAAAGCCAGGGGGCTGATCGTGAACAGCTGCTAGGCCTAGTCCCACACTTAATTCCCTCCCAAAACCGCAGCCGTTAG